A window of Candidatus Atribacteria bacterium ADurb.Bin276 genomic DNA:
CCTCAAAAAGCGAGGGCTCAGGATGACCGATTAAAGGCACACCCCCCTTTATCCCCCCTCAATGGGGGAATTTATAAGATGGTATTTTCAGGATAGAATAATAAATAAAGAAATACAGAGGGAAAGTGTTATGACATTAAAGGAAGTTAATGTACATTTAAAAAAAAGAAAAAGCGCTTTTACAAGAATTTTCAATTAATGTATTGTATGTTTTTGTATCAATTATAAGGGAGGAAGATTAGCTAAGAAACTATATGTGCCTCGTAGAGAGTGAAATATACTTATTTTTAAGAGTTTTTTTGGAGATAATCTTTAACCTTTATAATAAATTCTTGAGCATGATTTAATATTTCACTCGTCTCTTCTAATGAAATTGAATGTATCGGGTTGTAATCTGCATCCATTCTTTTTGAAAAAATCATAATGAAGCCAACATGATAGGTATACCGAAAATAATCCTCTTTTAACAAATATTTTATCGAAAAGTGAAATAGCTCCTGAATGTTTGGATGTTTCTTTTGATTCAATAGTAAGAAGTGCTAAAACCATATAAAACATAGCATAATAAGATCGGTTAACCGAAGCCCTAAAGCTACCATTTTCAAAAAGAATTTCAGCAGCTCTCATTAATTCCACAGCTTTTTCAATTCGGTAATGAATCAACTCTTTCAGGTTGTTATTCATTACGCTGCAAAACCTTCCCGGCGTATGGTTTTTACTATCGAACTTTCGGAAAGAGGTCCAGACTCAAATTGTTCTTGTGAAAAAATGAGAGGAGAAATAATTACATCTCTTTGAAAACCAACTTCCCAGGCAATATCAATAATCTGTTTACTAGAATCC
This region includes:
- a CDS encoding HEPN domain protein, translating into MNNNLKELIHYRIEKAVELMRAAEILFENGSFRASVNRSYYAMFYMVLALLTIESKETSKHSGAISLFDKIFVKRGLFSVYLSCWLHYDFFKKNGCRLQPDTFNFIRRDE
- a CDS encoding Nucleotidyltransferase domain protein; translation: MLSNADVITLNLFAHQIRRAFPDARIWAFGSRVKGNASWESDLDVCVIIKDLTTDSSKQIIDIAWEVGFQRDVIISPLIFSQEQFESGPLSESSIVKTIRREGFAA